A part of Saccharomonospora amisosensis genomic DNA contains:
- a CDS encoding sigma-70 family RNA polymerase sigma factor, which produces MSVQTLEREARGIREREIPVPTVEYDTAPLGATAQEEPDLDAQGPAADLVRVYLNGIGKTALLTAEEEVDLAKRIEAGVFAQHVLDTSEELPRQRRVELTALVRDGQRAKNHLLQANLRLVVSLAKRYTGRGMPLLDLIQEGNLGLIRAVEKFDYSKGFKFSTYATWWIRQAITRGMADQGRTIRLPVHLVEQVNKLARIKRDLHQQLGREATHGELAAEAGIAEEKVASLLDHARDPVSLDMPVGSEEDAPLGDFIEDAEATDAESAVISGLLQDDLRRVLATLDDREQHVIRLRYGLDDGQPRTLDQIGKHFGLSRERVRQIEREVMSKLRQGERADRLRAYAS; this is translated from the coding sequence ATGTCCGTCCAGACTCTCGAACGTGAGGCCCGTGGGATCCGTGAGCGAGAGATCCCTGTGCCCACCGTCGAGTACGACACGGCACCCTTAGGTGCCACGGCACAGGAAGAGCCGGATCTGGACGCGCAGGGCCCTGCCGCCGACCTGGTCCGGGTGTACCTCAACGGGATCGGCAAGACAGCCCTGCTGACCGCCGAGGAAGAGGTCGATCTCGCCAAGCGGATCGAGGCCGGGGTCTTCGCGCAGCACGTTCTCGACACCTCCGAGGAGCTGCCCAGGCAGCGCAGGGTCGAGCTGACCGCGCTGGTGCGCGACGGCCAGCGCGCCAAGAACCACCTGCTACAGGCCAACCTTCGACTGGTGGTTTCGCTGGCCAAGCGCTACACTGGCCGCGGCATGCCGCTGCTCGACCTGATCCAGGAGGGCAACCTGGGGCTGATCCGTGCCGTCGAGAAGTTCGACTACTCCAAGGGTTTCAAGTTCTCCACCTACGCCACCTGGTGGATCCGCCAGGCCATCACCCGTGGCATGGCCGACCAGGGCCGCACGATCCGACTGCCGGTGCACCTGGTGGAGCAGGTCAACAAGCTGGCCCGGATCAAGCGGGACCTGCACCAGCAACTCGGCCGCGAGGCCACACACGGGGAACTGGCGGCCGAGGCGGGCATCGCGGAGGAGAAGGTGGCGAGCCTGCTGGACCACGCGCGGGACCCGGTGAGCCTCGACATGCCGGTCGGCTCCGAGGAGGACGCCCCGCTGGGCGACTTCATCGAGGACGCCGAGGCCACCGACGCCGAGAGCGCGGTCATCTCCGGACTGTTGCAGGATGACCTGCGGCGCGTGCTCGCCACCCTGGACGACCGGGAGCAGCACGTCATCAGGCTGCGCTACGGACTCGACGACGGTCAGCCCCGCACGCTCGACCAGATCGGCAAGCACTTCGGGCTGTCAAGGGAGCGCGTGCGGCAGATCGAGCGTGAAGTGATGTCCAAGCTGCGCCAGGGAGAGCGCGCCGACCGGCTGCGCGCCTACGCCAGCTGA
- a CDS encoding fumarate hydratase — protein MTASSFQHTEVLPLGKDTTTEYRLVTTEGVRVVEAAGRRFLEVDPAALTTLARVAISDIQHLLRSSHLAQLRAIVDDPEASGNDRFVAMDLLRNAAISAGGVLPMCQDTGTAIVIGKRGEGVLTGGGDEAALSRGIFEAYQELNLRYSQMAPLNFWEERNTGTNLPAQIELYHHDGSGADPAYEFLFMAKGGGSANKSFLYQETKAVLNPKRLARFLDEKLRSLGTAACPPYHLAIVVGGMSAEYNLKVAKLASARYLDELPREGSALGHGFRDMELEQQVLEMTRQFGIGAQFGGKYFCHDVRVIRLPRHGASCPVGIAVSCSADRQAKAKITAEGVFIEQLERDPARFLPEVTDDELSEEVVAVDLNRPMDAIREQLSRLPVKTRLSLTGPLVVARDIAHAKIADRLEAGEPMPRYLRDHPVYYAGPAKTPDGYASGSFGPTTAGRMDSYVEQFQAAGGSLVMLAKGNRSRKVTESCRAHGGFYLGSIGGPAARLAQDCIKQVEVLEYPELGMEAVWKIEVEDFPAFIVIDDKGNDFFAETSEPVLQISFRS, from the coding sequence GTGACTGCCTCTTCGTTCCAGCACACCGAAGTCCTGCCGCTCGGCAAGGACACCACCACCGAGTACCGCCTCGTCACCACAGAGGGCGTGCGGGTCGTCGAAGCCGCGGGCCGCCGCTTCCTCGAGGTGGACCCAGCCGCGCTGACGACGCTGGCGCGTGTCGCCATCAGCGACATCCAGCACCTGCTGCGGTCGTCACACCTCGCACAGTTGCGTGCGATCGTGGATGATCCCGAGGCCAGCGGCAACGACCGATTCGTCGCGATGGACCTGCTGCGCAACGCGGCCATCTCGGCGGGAGGTGTCTTGCCGATGTGCCAGGACACCGGCACCGCCATCGTGATCGGCAAACGCGGCGAGGGAGTGCTCACCGGTGGCGGCGACGAGGCGGCGCTGTCCCGCGGGATCTTCGAGGCCTACCAGGAGCTGAACCTGCGGTACTCGCAAATGGCACCGCTGAACTTCTGGGAGGAACGCAACACCGGCACGAACCTGCCCGCGCAGATCGAGCTGTACCACCACGACGGCTCCGGTGCCGACCCCGCCTACGAGTTCCTGTTCATGGCCAAGGGCGGCGGCAGCGCCAACAAGTCCTTTCTCTACCAGGAGACAAAGGCCGTGCTGAACCCCAAGCGCCTTGCCAGGTTTCTCGACGAGAAGCTGCGCAGCCTGGGTACGGCGGCCTGCCCGCCGTACCACCTCGCGATCGTCGTCGGTGGCATGTCGGCCGAGTACAACCTCAAGGTCGCCAAACTGGCATCGGCACGCTACCTCGACGAGCTGCCGAGGGAGGGTTCGGCGCTGGGGCACGGCTTCCGCGACATGGAGCTCGAGCAGCAGGTGCTGGAGATGACCAGGCAGTTCGGCATCGGTGCCCAGTTCGGCGGCAAGTACTTCTGCCACGACGTCCGGGTGATCCGGCTGCCCCGCCACGGCGCTTCCTGTCCGGTGGGGATCGCGGTGTCGTGTTCGGCCGACCGCCAGGCCAAGGCGAAAATCACCGCTGAGGGTGTGTTCATCGAGCAACTGGAGCGCGACCCGGCCCGGTTCCTGCCCGAGGTCACCGACGACGAGTTGTCCGAAGAGGTCGTGGCGGTGGACCTGAACCGGCCGATGGACGCCATTCGCGAACAACTGTCGCGACTGCCGGTGAAGACGCGGCTGAGCCTCACCGGACCGCTGGTGGTCGCGAGGGACATCGCGCACGCCAAGATCGCCGACCGGTTGGAGGCGGGCGAGCCGATGCCGCGGTACCTGCGCGACCATCCCGTCTACTACGCGGGGCCGGCGAAGACACCGGACGGCTACGCCTCGGGCTCGTTCGGCCCGACGACCGCGGGCCGGATGGACTCCTACGTGGAACAGTTCCAGGCCGCCGGTGGATCACTGGTGATGCTCGCGAAAGGCAACCGCTCCAGGAAAGTCACCGAGTCCTGCCGTGCTCACGGCGGGTTCTACCTCGGCTCGATCGGTGGCCCTGCCGCGCGGCTGGCTCAGGACTGCATCAAGCAGGTGGAAGTCCTCGAGTATCCGGAGCTGGGTATGGAGGCGGTCTGGAAGATCGAGGTGGAGGACTTCCCCGCCTTCATCGTCATCGACGACAAGGGCAACGACTTCTTCGCCGAGACCTCAGAGCCCGTGCTGCAGATTTCCTTCCGAAGCTGA
- a CDS encoding TIGR03667 family PPOX class F420-dependent oxidoreductase: MTFRPTSQLLRHADDRIAWLTTVTPTGRPAPRPVWFVFDGEHFHVFSQPGTRKLEHIRRNPAVTLHFNSDAEGGDVLVISGTARLDDEGRKPSQTPGYLAKYEQAYPAIGHDTDSFDASYSVPVRITPNRSWGF; the protein is encoded by the coding sequence ATGACCTTCCGACCGACCTCGCAGTTGTTGCGCCACGCGGACGACCGGATCGCGTGGCTGACCACGGTGACTCCCACGGGCAGGCCCGCGCCGCGCCCGGTCTGGTTCGTCTTCGACGGCGAGCACTTCCACGTGTTCAGCCAACCCGGTACGAGAAAGCTCGAACACATCAGGCGCAACCCGGCCGTGACGCTGCACTTCAACAGCGACGCCGAAGGCGGCGACGTGCTGGTGATCAGCGGTACCGCGCGGCTCGACGACGAGGGGCGCAAACCCTCGCAGACACCGGGTTACCTCGCCAAGTACGAGCAGGCCTACCCGGCGATCGGGCACGACACCGACAGCTTCGACGCCTCCTACTCCGTCCCTGTCCGGATCACCCCCAACCGAAGCTGGGGTTTCTGA
- a CDS encoding APC family permease, translating to MAGESLARRLGTSDAVVVGLGAMLGAGVYVAFAPAASAAGSGLLLGLAVAAVVAYCNATSSARLASRYPASGGTYVYGRQRLGPFWGYLAGWGFVTGKVASCAAMALTVVTYTAPGLGQPWRGLLAVAVVTALTALNYRGIQRSAAATRVLVSLSLLVLAAAVVTIVVAGDPRASRLTPFPGTDAPGVLESAGLLFFAFAGYARIATLGEEVSRPQHTIPRAIPIALGIVLAVYAAVAVATLLQLGPAALAASDDPLAEAVSGTAWSALAPVVRAGAAVAALGALLALVLGVSRTVLAMARDGNLPRALAAIHPRFRVPHRAELAVGAVVALLASFADLRGAIGFSSFAVLVYYAIANASAWTLRAGRLVPAVGLLGCLLLAFSLPWPSVLAGAAVLAVGAAAYAVRVSSASR from the coding sequence ATGGCCGGGGAATCACTCGCACGCAGGCTCGGCACGTCGGACGCGGTCGTGGTTGGCCTCGGCGCGATGTTGGGTGCCGGGGTGTACGTGGCGTTCGCGCCCGCGGCGAGCGCCGCCGGGTCCGGCCTGTTGCTCGGGCTCGCCGTGGCCGCCGTGGTCGCCTACTGCAACGCGACCTCGTCGGCGAGGCTGGCCTCGCGCTACCCCGCATCGGGCGGCACCTACGTGTACGGCAGGCAACGGCTCGGGCCGTTCTGGGGTTACCTGGCTGGCTGGGGGTTCGTGACCGGAAAGGTCGCCAGCTGTGCGGCGATGGCGCTGACGGTCGTCACCTACACCGCGCCGGGGCTGGGTCAACCGTGGCGGGGCCTGCTCGCGGTCGCCGTCGTGACCGCGCTGACGGCACTGAACTACCGCGGCATCCAGCGCTCCGCGGCGGCGACGAGGGTGCTGGTTTCGCTGAGTCTGCTGGTGCTGGCGGCCGCCGTGGTGACGATCGTGGTCGCGGGCGACCCGAGGGCTTCCCGGCTGACGCCGTTTCCCGGCACCGACGCGCCAGGGGTGCTGGAGTCGGCAGGCCTGCTGTTCTTCGCCTTCGCCGGTTACGCCCGCATCGCCACGCTCGGTGAAGAGGTCAGCAGGCCACAGCACACGATCCCGAGGGCCATCCCGATCGCGCTCGGGATCGTGCTCGCCGTGTACGCGGCGGTGGCCGTGGCGACGCTGCTACAGCTCGGACCAGCCGCCCTCGCGGCGAGCGACGACCCGCTCGCTGAGGCGGTGTCGGGTACGGCCTGGTCAGCTCTCGCGCCGGTGGTCAGAGCCGGTGCCGCGGTGGCGGCGCTCGGCGCGCTGCTCGCCCTGGTGTTGGGGGTGTCGAGGACCGTGCTGGCGATGGCGCGCGACGGCAACCTGCCGCGTGCGCTGGCCGCGATCCATCCCCGGTTCCGGGTGCCGCACCGCGCGGAGCTGGCCGTCGGTGCTGTCGTGGCGCTGCTGGCCTCGTTCGCCGACCTGCGCGGCGCGATCGGGTTCTCCTCCTTCGCGGTGCTGGTCTACTACGCGATCGCCAACGCCAGTGCGTGGACGCTGCGTGCAGGCAGGCTGGTTCCGGCCGTCGGCCTGCTCGGCTGCCTGCTGCTGGCGTTCAGCCTGCCGTGGCCATCGGTGCTCGCGGGCGCGGCGGTACTGGCGGTGGGTGCGGCGGCCTACGCCGTGCGTGTCAGCTCTGCTTCACGCTGA
- a CDS encoding NAD(P)H-dependent flavin oxidoreductase, with product MRTALCDTLGIDLPIVGFTPSQHVAAAISKAGGLGVLGCVRFNDADELDKVLGWMDENTDGKPYGVDIVMPSKVPTEGSSMDLSKLIPDEHKAFVERTLAQLGVPELPEDTEERAGVLGWLHSVARSHVEVSLKHPIKLIANALGSPPVDVIEQAHEHGVPVAALAGKAEHARRHVDNGVDIVVAQGYEAGGHTGEIASMVLLPEIADAVGREVPVLAAGGIGSGRQAAAALALGAAGVWTGSIWLTTREYLETMPESQAVQQALVQATSSDTVRTRIYTGKPARLLKTRWTEAWSAPDAPEPLPMPLQNLLVSPAHNRIHAAADPSVVSMPVGQIVGRMNDVRPVADVLSEMVAEFDEAVTRMVSVKQS from the coding sequence ATGCGCACCGCGTTGTGCGACACGCTCGGGATCGATCTGCCGATCGTCGGGTTCACACCGTCGCAGCACGTCGCAGCCGCCATCAGCAAGGCAGGAGGGCTCGGTGTCCTCGGCTGCGTTCGGTTTAACGATGCCGACGAGCTCGACAAGGTGCTCGGCTGGATGGACGAGAACACCGACGGCAAGCCCTATGGTGTGGACATCGTGATGCCGTCGAAGGTGCCCACCGAGGGCAGCTCGATGGATCTGAGCAAGCTGATTCCCGACGAGCACAAGGCGTTCGTGGAGCGCACGCTCGCCCAGCTCGGTGTTCCGGAGCTGCCGGAAGACACCGAGGAGCGCGCGGGCGTGCTCGGCTGGCTGCACTCGGTGGCGCGCTCACATGTCGAGGTCTCGCTCAAGCACCCGATCAAGCTGATCGCCAACGCGCTCGGCTCACCGCCGGTCGACGTCATCGAGCAGGCACACGAGCACGGTGTGCCGGTCGCGGCGCTGGCGGGCAAGGCGGAGCACGCTCGGCGGCACGTCGACAACGGGGTGGACATCGTCGTGGCCCAGGGCTACGAAGCTGGTGGCCACACCGGCGAGATCGCTTCGATGGTGCTGCTTCCCGAGATCGCCGACGCGGTGGGGCGCGAGGTGCCCGTTCTCGCGGCAGGCGGCATCGGTTCCGGCAGGCAGGCCGCGGCCGCGCTCGCGCTCGGCGCCGCGGGCGTGTGGACCGGGTCGATCTGGCTGACCACCCGCGAGTACCTGGAGACGATGCCGGAGTCGCAGGCCGTGCAGCAGGCGCTGGTGCAGGCTACTTCGTCGGACACCGTTCGCACCCGGATCTACACCGGCAAGCCCGCCCGGTTGCTCAAGACCCGCTGGACCGAGGCGTGGTCGGCGCCGGACGCACCGGAACCGCTCCCGATGCCGCTGCAGAACCTGCTCGTCTCGCCCGCGCACAACCGCATCCACGCCGCTGCCGACCCGTCCGTGGTCTCCATGCCCGTCGGGCAGATCGTCGGCAGGATGAACGACGTCCGCCCGGTCGCCGACGTGCTCTCGGAGATGGTCGCCGAGTTCGACGAGGCGGTGACCAGGATGGTCAGCGTGAAGCAGAGCTGA
- a CDS encoding acyl-CoA synthetase yields the protein MAFNIADLLEHAVDAVPDRTAVICGDRRLTYAQLDERANRLAHHLASNGVGKGDHIGVYSRNSIEMIETMFAAYKLRAIAININYRYVHGELRYLFTNADLVALVHERQYSERVAGVLPEAPDLKHVVVVEDGSDGNFSTYGGVEYEAAMAQSSPERDFDERSSDDLYILYTGGTTGYPKGVMWRHEDVWRALGGGIDFVTGEYVPDEWTLAEQGKQGALVRLPAAPLIHGAAQWAAFGALFAGGTVVFVPQFDPHEIWRAVQEHKVNVLTVVGDAMARPLLDAYRRGGYDASSLVAFSSHAALFSHSVKQEYLETFPNIVLTDAIGSSESGFTGIGMASRDADHSAGPRVNFGKDAILVDDDGGLVEPTPGAVGRIARRGHVPLGYYKDPAKTETIFVEIDGTRYVVPGDFARYEEDGTVTLLGRGSQCVNTGGEKVFPEEVEGALKSHPQVFDALVIGVPDERLGQRVGAIIEPREGVEPDLADIEAHVRNEIAGYKVPRSMWVVDQIGRLPSGKPDYPWAQRHAAEHEPAAKLNA from the coding sequence GTGGCTTTCAACATCGCGGACCTCCTCGAGCACGCCGTGGACGCCGTGCCGGACCGCACCGCGGTTATCTGCGGGGACCGGCGGCTGACCTATGCCCAGCTGGACGAGCGTGCCAACCGGCTGGCCCACCACCTCGCGAGTAACGGGGTGGGCAAGGGCGATCACATCGGCGTGTACTCGCGGAACTCCATTGAGATGATCGAAACGATGTTCGCGGCGTACAAGCTCCGCGCCATCGCGATCAACATCAACTACCGGTACGTGCACGGTGAGCTGAGGTACCTGTTCACCAACGCCGACCTGGTCGCTCTCGTACACGAGCGGCAGTACTCCGAGCGGGTAGCCGGAGTGCTTCCCGAGGCGCCCGATCTGAAACACGTTGTAGTCGTGGAGGACGGCAGCGACGGGAACTTCTCGACCTACGGCGGGGTGGAGTACGAGGCCGCGATGGCGCAGAGCTCGCCGGAACGCGACTTCGACGAGCGCAGCTCCGACGACCTCTACATCCTCTACACCGGCGGTACCACGGGCTATCCCAAGGGCGTGATGTGGCGCCACGAGGACGTCTGGCGTGCGCTCGGCGGCGGCATCGACTTCGTCACCGGCGAGTACGTGCCCGACGAGTGGACGCTCGCCGAGCAGGGCAAGCAGGGCGCGCTGGTCCGGCTACCCGCCGCTCCGCTCATCCACGGCGCCGCGCAGTGGGCCGCCTTCGGTGCGCTGTTCGCCGGCGGAACCGTGGTGTTCGTGCCGCAGTTCGACCCGCACGAGATCTGGCGAGCGGTACAGGAGCACAAGGTCAACGTGCTCACCGTCGTCGGTGACGCGATGGCGAGGCCACTGCTGGACGCCTACCGCCGCGGCGGCTACGACGCCTCCTCGCTGGTGGCCTTCTCCAGCCACGCCGCGCTGTTCTCGCACTCGGTGAAGCAGGAGTACCTGGAGACGTTCCCCAACATCGTGCTCACCGACGCCATCGGTTCGTCCGAGAGCGGCTTCACCGGCATCGGGATGGCCTCCCGTGACGCGGACCACTCCGCCGGGCCACGGGTGAACTTCGGCAAGGACGCGATCCTCGTCGACGACGACGGCGGGCTCGTCGAGCCGACGCCCGGCGCCGTGGGCAGGATCGCCAGGCGCGGTCACGTGCCGCTGGGCTACTACAAGGACCCGGCGAAGACCGAGACGATCTTCGTGGAGATCGACGGCACCCGCTACGTGGTGCCCGGCGACTTCGCCCGCTACGAGGAGGACGGCACGGTGACCCTGCTGGGACGCGGGTCGCAGTGCGTCAACACCGGTGGCGAGAAGGTGTTCCCCGAGGAGGTCGAGGGCGCGCTCAAGTCGCACCCGCAGGTGTTCGACGCGCTGGTCATCGGTGTGCCGGACGAGCGACTCGGGCAGCGGGTGGGCGCGATCATCGAGCCGCGCGAGGGTGTCGAACCCGACCTCGCGGACATCGAGGCGCATGTCAGGAACGAGATCGCAGGCTACAAAGTGCCCCGCAGCATGTGGGTCGTCGACCAGATCGGACGGCTGCCTAGCGGCAAGCCCGACTATCCGTGGGCACAACGCCACGCGGCCGAGCACGAGCCGGCCGCCAAGCTCAACGCGTAG
- a CDS encoding crotonase/enoyl-CoA hydratase family protein gives MEEQPHALVEQRGHTLVVTMNRPHARNALSGEMLAIMTQAWDRVDADPEIRSCVLTGAGGAFCAGADLKSMSRNSPSNAFDKGSFDPSRMDGLLKGRRLSKPLIAAVEGPAIAGGTEILQGTDIRVAGESAKFGVSEARWGLFPLGGSAVRLPRQIPYTVAAEILLTGKHITAAEAKDIGLIGHVVPDGTALDRALEIADRIAENGPLAVQAILRTIRDTEGMHEEEAFKLEAQYGVGVFASDDAKEGPRAFAEKRKPRFQGR, from the coding sequence ATGGAAGAGCAACCGCACGCGCTGGTGGAACAACGCGGGCACACGCTCGTGGTGACGATGAACCGGCCGCACGCACGCAACGCGCTCAGCGGGGAGATGCTGGCGATCATGACGCAGGCATGGGACCGCGTCGACGCCGATCCCGAGATCCGCAGTTGCGTGCTGACCGGCGCGGGGGGCGCGTTCTGCGCGGGCGCCGACCTGAAGTCGATGAGCCGCAACAGCCCCTCCAACGCGTTCGACAAGGGCTCGTTCGACCCCAGTCGCATGGACGGGCTGCTCAAGGGGCGAAGGCTCAGCAAGCCGTTGATCGCGGCGGTGGAGGGACCCGCCATCGCAGGCGGCACGGAGATCCTGCAAGGAACCGACATCCGCGTCGCGGGCGAGAGCGCGAAGTTCGGGGTCTCGGAAGCGCGCTGGGGGCTGTTCCCGCTCGGCGGGTCGGCCGTTCGACTGCCGAGGCAGATCCCGTACACCGTGGCCGCCGAGATCCTGCTGACCGGCAAGCACATCACCGCGGCGGAGGCGAAGGACATCGGGCTGATCGGGCACGTGGTGCCCGACGGCACGGCGCTGGACCGCGCGCTGGAGATCGCCGACCGGATCGCCGAGAACGGGCCGCTGGCCGTGCAGGCCATCCTGCGCACGATCCGCGACACCGAGGGCATGCACGAGGAGGAGGCCTTCAAGCTGGAGGCACAGTACGGAGTCGGCGTGTTCGCCAGCGACGACGCCAAGGAAGGCCCGCGCGCCTTCGCCGAGAAGCGCAAGCCCCGGTTCCAGGGCCGCTGA
- a CDS encoding Zn-ribbon domain-containing OB-fold protein, with product MLADKSRTCFTSVVTSAATETEQTPLSAPLNVGFDYTRSVGPVLGHFVNALRQRRIVGIRGSDGRVHVPPVEYDPHTAEALTEFADVADEGTVVSWSWAPEPLEGQPIQRPFAWALIRLDGADTALLHAVDAGSAAKMRTGMRVRVRWADEPVGHIRDIAYFLPVDAPPDDPAPTPPPPPVVEREEGSPVTTVVTPVHLSFEHSVSPEESRYLRGLAEGRLIAQRCPACGKVYIPPRGACPTDGVPTVEEVELPDTGIVTTFCIVNVPFLGQRIKPPYVAAYILLDGADIPFLHLVLGCEASEVRMGMRVRAAWKPRQEWSTTLENIAHFEPTGEPDAPYESYAHHL from the coding sequence ATGCTTGCCGATAAATCGAGAACGTGTTTCACTTCGGTCGTGACTTCAGCCGCAACCGAGACAGAGCAGACCCCACTGTCAGCTCCGCTGAACGTGGGCTTCGACTACACCCGCTCGGTCGGCCCCGTTCTCGGGCACTTCGTCAACGCACTTCGGCAGCGACGCATAGTCGGCATCCGGGGCAGCGACGGCCGGGTGCACGTGCCGCCGGTCGAGTACGACCCGCACACCGCCGAGGCGCTGACCGAGTTCGCCGACGTCGCCGACGAGGGCACCGTGGTGTCGTGGTCGTGGGCGCCCGAACCACTCGAGGGTCAACCGATCCAGCGCCCGTTCGCCTGGGCACTCATCCGGCTCGACGGTGCCGACACCGCACTGCTGCACGCGGTGGACGCGGGCTCGGCCGCCAAGATGCGCACCGGAATGCGGGTGCGGGTCCGCTGGGCCGACGAGCCGGTGGGGCACATCCGTGACATCGCCTACTTCCTGCCCGTCGACGCTCCACCCGACGACCCGGCCCCCACACCGCCACCGCCGCCGGTGGTGGAGCGCGAGGAGGGCAGCCCGGTCACCACGGTGGTGACACCCGTCCACCTCAGCTTCGAGCACTCGGTGTCTCCCGAGGAGAGCCGCTACCTGCGTGGACTCGCCGAGGGCAGGCTCATCGCCCAACGCTGCCCGGCCTGCGGCAAGGTCTACATCCCACCGCGCGGCGCGTGCCCCACCGACGGCGTGCCGACCGTGGAAGAAGTGGAGCTGCCCGACACCGGCATCGTCACCACGTTCTGCATCGTCAACGTGCCCTTCCTCGGGCAGCGCATCAAGCCGCCCTACGTGGCGGCCTACATCCTGCTCGACGGCGCCGACATCCCGTTCCTGCACCTCGTGCTCGGCTGCGAGGCCTCCGAGGTCCGGATGGGAATGCGGGTGCGGGCGGCCTGGAAGCCGCGGCAGGAGTGGTCCACGACGCTGGAGAACATCGCCCACTTCGAGCCGACCGGCGAACCGGACGCACCGTACGAGTCCTACGCCCACCACCTGTGA
- a CDS encoding thiolase domain-containing protein, protein MNDVAVVGFAQAPCVRRTHGTTNGVEMLVPIFAEVFEQTGLTKADIGFWCSGSSDYLAGRAFSFIAAVDAIGAFPPIHESHVEMDAAWALYEAWLKIRMGEVDTALVYGFGKASAGELRRVLSLQLDPYVMAPLWPDSIGIAGLQARLGMDAGLWSEKDLAEVAARSRRDATSNPFAQLSGDVEAARLLEEPLVADPLRAHDIAPVTDGAAVIVLASVERARDIVERPAVITGIEHRIDSPVLGARDLTRSPSTERAGLAVGARDVEIAELHAPFTHQELILRDALGFGDDVRINPSGGALTGNPMFSAGLTRIGEAARQILAGNASRTLGHATSGPALQQNLVAVLERG, encoded by the coding sequence ATGAACGATGTGGCGGTGGTCGGGTTCGCGCAGGCGCCCTGCGTGCGGCGCACCCACGGCACTACCAACGGCGTTGAGATGCTGGTTCCGATCTTCGCCGAGGTCTTCGAGCAAACCGGGTTGACCAAGGCCGACATCGGCTTCTGGTGCTCCGGCTCCTCGGACTACCTCGCGGGCAGGGCCTTCTCCTTCATCGCCGCGGTCGACGCGATCGGCGCGTTCCCGCCGATCCACGAGTCGCACGTGGAGATGGACGCGGCATGGGCGCTGTACGAGGCGTGGCTGAAGATCCGCATGGGCGAGGTGGACACCGCGTTGGTCTACGGCTTCGGCAAGGCCTCGGCAGGCGAGCTGCGCAGGGTGCTGTCGCTGCAGCTCGACCCGTACGTGATGGCGCCGCTGTGGCCGGACTCCATCGGCATCGCGGGGCTACAGGCCCGGCTGGGCATGGACGCCGGATTGTGGAGCGAGAAGGACCTCGCCGAGGTGGCGGCCCGCAGCAGACGCGACGCGACGAGCAACCCGTTCGCACAGCTGAGCGGGGATGTCGAGGCGGCACGGTTGCTTGAGGAGCCGCTCGTGGCCGACCCGCTGCGGGCACACGACATCGCACCGGTGACCGACGGCGCCGCCGTGATCGTGCTCGCCTCCGTGGAGCGGGCACGCGACATCGTCGAACGGCCCGCCGTGATCACCGGTATCGAGCACCGCATCGACTCCCCCGTGCTCGGCGCCAGGGATCTGACCCGCTCGCCGTCGACAGAGCGAGCCGGACTCGCCGTCGGCGCGCGGGACGTGGAGATCGCCGAACTGCATGCGCCCTTCACCCACCAGGAACTCATCCTGCGCGACGCACTCGGTTTCGGCGACGACGTCCGGATCAACCCCTCCGGCGGAGCGCTCACCGGGAACCCGATGTTCTCGGCCGGCCTGACCCGCATCGGTGAGGCCGCGAGACAGATCCTGGCGGGCAACGCGAGTCGCACATTGGGCCACGCCACGAGTGGTCCCGCCTTACAGCAGAACCTTGTGGCCGTACTGGAGAGGGGCTGA